In Gemmata obscuriglobus, a single genomic region encodes these proteins:
- a CDS encoding ABC transporter ATP-binding protein, whose translation MEPPAIRTEGLTRTYRKSRKRRWWWSKPDPAAAAPADFVALDGVSLEVRPGELFGLLGPNGAGKTTLIKILTTLLAPTAGTARVDGLDVVAEADALRPRINMVSGGESSGYGILNVRENLWLFARIYGVPTKVAEERIDRMLGIVGMTDKAGSRISHLSTGQRQKMNFCRGFITDPKILFLDEPTLGLDVTSARAIRTFVRDWMKERPERTLLLTTHYMAEADELCDRLAIIDKGKVLACDTPANLKRQVQKYPLYEISLAPGAGSWAAAGALPGVHQLTTTTTPTTVELKVSLLDEPVIGTVVQALVTGGARVLTMKKVEPTLEDVFIELVGHGLNDGAAPPGAP comes from the coding sequence ATGGAACCCCCGGCGATCCGCACCGAAGGACTGACCCGCACGTACCGCAAGAGCCGGAAGCGGCGCTGGTGGTGGTCGAAACCCGACCCCGCCGCCGCCGCGCCGGCCGACTTCGTGGCGCTCGACGGGGTGTCACTCGAGGTGCGCCCGGGCGAGCTGTTCGGGCTGCTCGGCCCGAACGGAGCGGGCAAAACCACGCTCATCAAGATCCTCACCACCCTGCTCGCGCCGACCGCCGGGACCGCCCGCGTGGACGGCCTCGACGTGGTCGCCGAGGCCGACGCGCTCCGGCCGCGGATCAACATGGTGTCGGGCGGGGAGTCCAGCGGGTACGGCATCCTCAACGTGCGGGAGAACCTGTGGCTGTTCGCACGCATCTACGGCGTCCCCACGAAGGTCGCCGAGGAGCGCATCGACCGGATGCTCGGCATCGTCGGCATGACCGACAAGGCCGGCAGCCGTATTAGCCACTTATCGACCGGTCAGCGACAAAAGATGAACTTTTGTCGCGGGTTCATCACCGACCCCAAGATCCTGTTCCTCGACGAGCCGACGCTGGGGCTGGACGTGACCAGCGCCCGGGCCATCCGCACGTTCGTCCGCGACTGGATGAAGGAGCGGCCGGAGCGGACCCTGCTGCTCACCACGCACTACATGGCCGAGGCCGACGAGCTGTGCGACCGGCTGGCGATCATCGATAAGGGGAAGGTGCTCGCCTGCGACACCCCCGCGAACCTGAAGCGGCAGGTGCAGAAGTACCCGCTCTACGAAATCTCCCTCGCCCCGGGCGCCGGGAGCTGGGCCGCGGCGGGCGCGCTGCCCGGGGTCCACCAGCTTACCACGACCACGACCCCCACCACGGTGGAGCTGAAGGTGTCGCTGCTCGACGAGCCGGTCATCGGGACCGTGGTGCAGGCGCTGGTGACGGGCGGCGCCCGCGTGCTGACGATGAAGAAGGTGGAGCCGACGCTCGAAGACGTGTTCATCGAGCTGGTCGGCCACGGGCTGAACGACGGCGCGGCCCCGCCGGGCGCGCCGTAG
- a CDS encoding FG-GAP repeat domain-containing protein, which produces MLRRAHSPALQVEQLEDRFNPAGSVIPAGEFNWTQYSPTGELGQLLWNGGNLVYQSRVAGAWSTETVAASGVFTAGEYNSTDAVQKASQTAQLVFTSDGTPHALFLEKVWAGSSYQTLIQHYARTSAGWQHVETITPTWQSSWGPNNLVAEAGANNSIHLIFTETTAAATGVGNFGAGQLWYSTNASGSWGFAKVADTADLGQDVWFTGGRWAPRFLSLAVDSLNYAHVTYTPQFYIAGAFSTVNSTLMYATNRGGAWNSQTLMAPGDGTADAGLGASVAVGPGDQIAVASYYVDRYNTGSPQTSQLMYHTLTAGGWTHSVVASTPAGYVAGDGARFTGFAPQLYFDASGQANIVFSDEAAEHLPVSYANQFAGQIRLATLAGGAWSTQTIYSQTDPIRNQLLYPVAATYNGQTTFAGLVATSTVDGNKNPVRTDYTPVDVNAPYGSATAPVSATPPVTTKPGSTTPAAGAVTGGSAAGSGWAVASDSGATASRVYVYRSDGTLSMSVTPFGDGYRGGVRVARGDVNGDGVIDLITVSGAGIESRVRVWSGVNAAMIADFVPFAGYQGGLWVAAGDINGDGAADIALGTDLGNVPHVKVFNGRGVNEIASFYAYSVGFLGGVRVGVGDLNRDGFADLVTGAGYGAGPHVRTFDGKALAGGAGPKLLANDFFAFAPSMTAGLNITVGDIDGDGYADIAASPGAGAAHLRVFSGRGLSNGQGPVELLSTIAWDGATGLRTAAADVNGDGRMDLIAATAGANNGRIAVFTNSNLLPPNPLGVRWIDTVPGTSTGVFVG; this is translated from the coding sequence ATGCTCCGACGCGCGCACTCGCCCGCGCTTCAGGTGGAACAGCTCGAGGACCGGTTCAACCCGGCCGGTTCCGTCATTCCCGCCGGTGAATTCAACTGGACCCAGTACAGCCCGACGGGCGAGCTGGGCCAGTTGCTGTGGAACGGCGGCAACCTGGTCTACCAGTCGCGCGTCGCCGGTGCGTGGAGCACGGAGACCGTGGCGGCGTCCGGGGTGTTCACCGCGGGCGAGTACAACAGCACCGACGCGGTGCAGAAGGCGTCGCAGACCGCGCAGCTCGTGTTCACCAGCGACGGGACCCCGCACGCGCTGTTCCTCGAAAAGGTGTGGGCCGGGAGCTCGTACCAGACGCTCATCCAGCACTACGCGCGCACGTCCGCCGGGTGGCAGCACGTCGAGACGATCACCCCGACCTGGCAGTCGTCGTGGGGGCCGAACAACCTGGTCGCGGAGGCCGGGGCGAACAACTCGATCCACCTGATCTTCACCGAAACCACGGCCGCCGCGACCGGCGTGGGGAACTTCGGCGCCGGCCAGTTGTGGTACTCCACCAACGCCAGCGGTTCGTGGGGGTTCGCCAAGGTCGCGGACACGGCGGACCTGGGCCAGGACGTGTGGTTCACCGGCGGCCGGTGGGCGCCGCGGTTCCTGTCGCTCGCGGTCGATTCGCTCAACTACGCGCACGTGACCTACACCCCGCAGTTCTACATCGCGGGCGCGTTCTCGACGGTCAACAGCACGCTGATGTACGCGACGAACCGCGGCGGCGCGTGGAACTCGCAGACCCTGATGGCGCCCGGCGACGGGACCGCCGACGCGGGGCTGGGGGCCAGCGTCGCGGTCGGCCCCGGGGACCAGATCGCGGTCGCGAGCTACTACGTGGACCGGTACAACACCGGCTCGCCGCAGACCTCGCAGCTCATGTACCACACGCTCACCGCGGGCGGGTGGACGCACAGCGTGGTGGCGAGCACCCCCGCGGGTTACGTCGCGGGCGACGGCGCCCGGTTCACCGGGTTCGCGCCGCAGCTCTACTTCGACGCCAGCGGCCAGGCCAACATCGTGTTCTCGGACGAGGCCGCCGAGCACCTGCCGGTCAGCTACGCGAACCAGTTCGCGGGCCAGATCCGGCTCGCCACCCTCGCGGGCGGGGCGTGGTCGACCCAGACCATCTACTCGCAGACGGACCCGATCCGCAACCAGCTCCTGTACCCGGTCGCGGCCACGTACAACGGGCAGACCACCTTCGCCGGGCTGGTGGCGACGAGCACCGTGGACGGGAACAAGAACCCGGTCCGCACCGACTACACGCCGGTCGACGTGAACGCGCCCTACGGGTCGGCGACGGCGCCAGTGTCCGCCACGCCGCCGGTCACCACCAAGCCCGGTTCCACCACGCCCGCCGCGGGCGCCGTGACCGGCGGGAGCGCCGCCGGCAGCGGCTGGGCGGTGGCCTCGGACAGCGGGGCTACGGCCTCGCGGGTGTACGTGTACCGGTCCGACGGCACCCTCTCCATGTCCGTCACCCCGTTCGGCGACGGGTACCGCGGCGGGGTCCGGGTCGCGCGGGGCGACGTCAACGGCGACGGCGTCATCGACCTGATTACGGTCAGCGGCGCCGGGATCGAGAGCCGGGTGCGGGTGTGGAGCGGGGTCAACGCGGCCATGATCGCGGACTTCGTCCCGTTCGCCGGGTACCAGGGCGGGCTGTGGGTGGCCGCCGGCGACATCAACGGCGACGGGGCGGCGGACATCGCGCTCGGCACCGACCTCGGCAACGTGCCGCACGTGAAGGTGTTCAACGGCCGCGGAGTGAACGAGATCGCCAGCTTCTACGCGTACTCCGTCGGGTTCCTCGGCGGCGTGCGGGTGGGCGTCGGCGACCTGAACCGCGACGGGTTCGCGGACCTCGTGACCGGGGCCGGGTACGGTGCCGGGCCGCACGTCCGGACGTTCGACGGCAAGGCGCTCGCGGGCGGCGCCGGACCCAAGCTGCTCGCCAACGACTTCTTCGCGTTCGCCCCGTCCATGACCGCCGGGCTGAACATCACGGTGGGCGACATCGACGGCGACGGCTACGCCGACATCGCCGCGTCGCCCGGCGCCGGCGCCGCACACCTGCGGGTGTTCAGCGGCCGGGGCCTGTCGAACGGCCAGGGGCCGGTGGAACTGCTCAGCACCATCGCCTGGGACGGCGCAACGGGCCTGCGTACCGCGGCGGCCGACGTTAACGGCGACGGCCGGATGGACCTGATCGCGGCCACCGCCGGCGCGAACAACGGCCGCATCGCCGTGTTCACCAACTCCAACCTGTTGCCGCCGAACCCGCTCGGCGTCCGCTGGATCGACACGGTCCCGGGCACCAGCACCGGCGTCTTCGTCGGCTAA
- a CDS encoding PQQ-dependent sugar dehydrogenase, producing MFRFRTPLALATLALLLAVAAVGSPRSPADKRPEHPVPEPYKQAPPHSFECRWADTPIVLDGLADEPAWALAQPISAFHVPWLGDKARMSRTATAAKLLWDREYIYFHADMEDSDLFADITEHDGGLWKNDVFELFLRPDAEKLGYYEFQVNAAGARFDAFYPKYDLDRLGAHAKAGTFGLEAKVKLRGTLNARDDADKGWSVEGRIPWGDFLRTGGRPVAGEKWKLNLCRFDYSADWAEPELSCVAPIAKKKIPPFFHQSDDYATLTFVGPTAATAKPYGIEAREPVASKVVGFPDPPPPFVATRILGKYRPEYPIRVEPIPGTSEALVITQPHAYGPTKVLRVPFGPGATDKDAVKQLDTPNGGTAYDIAFHPKFAENRYVYIGWNGSPTGRKKKSSIISRYTMTAKAPYELDPKSERTVIEWESDGHNGAAVCFGPDGMMYVTSGDGTADSDANLTGQRTDLLLAKVLRIDVDHPADGKMYGVPKDNPYIGRKEFAPETWAYGLRNPWRVTYDAKLNQLWVGQNGQDLWEQAYLVKKGENYGWSVTEGSHPFYPNRKAGPTPITKPTVEHHHSEARSLTGGVVYHGDKLPGLKGAYVYGDYSTGHIWAVKHTGEKIEWHKKIAITTLKITNFALDRDGELVICHHAPAGEGGFYTLTPNTAKADTGFPKKLSESGLFASVKDHTMAPGVVPYSVNAPFWSDGLHKERFLAVPAGKVSYKRAGGWDFPDGAVLVKSFALETREGDPASRTWIETRFMTRQGGEWYGYSYVWNDAGTDATLVDAAGLDREFTVRTAAGAAKQSWHYPSRAECMVCHSRAANYVLGLCEVQMNKDHTYPNGRTDNQLRVLEHLGLLDVGWAGEAKDPSARQQPDQREPKPTGMLPAPPAGLKRLANPYDKTQPLAERAKAYLHVNCSSCHVEAGGGNAQMDLGYATAWDKMRLIDAKPVHQSFGLADARLVAPGAPERSVVLHRIAQRGPNTGQMPPLSSARVDRAGVELLTEWCKSLRK from the coding sequence ATGTTTCGCTTTCGCACACCCCTTGCCCTCGCTACGCTCGCCCTTTTGCTCGCCGTCGCTGCGGTCGGGTCGCCCCGGTCGCCGGCCGACAAGCGACCCGAGCACCCGGTGCCCGAGCCGTACAAACAAGCCCCACCCCATTCGTTCGAGTGCCGGTGGGCGGACACTCCGATCGTTCTCGACGGGCTCGCGGACGAACCCGCGTGGGCGCTCGCACAACCGATATCTGCATTCCACGTGCCGTGGCTGGGCGACAAAGCCCGGATGTCCCGCACCGCGACCGCCGCGAAACTGCTCTGGGATCGCGAGTACATCTACTTCCACGCCGACATGGAGGACTCGGACCTCTTCGCCGACATCACCGAGCACGACGGCGGTTTGTGGAAGAACGACGTGTTCGAGCTGTTCTTGCGCCCGGATGCGGAGAAACTTGGGTACTACGAGTTCCAGGTCAACGCCGCCGGGGCACGGTTCGACGCGTTCTACCCGAAGTACGACCTGGACCGGCTCGGCGCGCACGCCAAGGCCGGGACGTTCGGCCTCGAAGCGAAGGTGAAGCTGCGCGGCACGCTCAACGCGCGCGACGACGCCGATAAAGGCTGGAGCGTGGAGGGGCGCATCCCGTGGGGGGACTTCCTGCGCACCGGCGGGCGCCCGGTCGCCGGCGAGAAGTGGAAGCTCAACCTGTGCCGGTTCGACTACAGCGCCGACTGGGCGGAGCCCGAGCTGTCGTGCGTGGCGCCCATCGCGAAGAAGAAGATCCCGCCGTTCTTCCACCAGAGCGACGACTACGCCACCCTCACCTTCGTCGGCCCCACGGCGGCCACCGCCAAGCCATACGGGATCGAGGCGCGCGAGCCGGTGGCGTCGAAGGTGGTCGGGTTCCCGGACCCGCCCCCGCCGTTCGTCGCGACCCGCATCCTCGGCAAATACCGCCCGGAATACCCGATCCGCGTGGAGCCGATCCCGGGCACGTCGGAAGCGCTCGTCATCACGCAGCCGCACGCCTACGGCCCGACGAAGGTGCTGCGCGTCCCGTTCGGCCCCGGCGCCACCGACAAGGACGCGGTGAAGCAACTCGACACGCCCAACGGGGGCACCGCCTACGACATCGCGTTTCACCCGAAGTTCGCCGAGAACCGGTACGTCTACATCGGCTGGAACGGCTCCCCCACGGGGCGGAAGAAGAAATCCAGCATCATCTCGCGCTACACGATGACCGCGAAGGCGCCCTACGAACTCGACCCGAAGAGCGAGCGGACCGTCATCGAGTGGGAGTCCGACGGGCACAACGGCGCCGCGGTGTGCTTCGGCCCGGACGGGATGATGTACGTCACGAGCGGCGACGGCACCGCGGACTCCGACGCGAACCTGACGGGGCAGCGCACCGACCTCTTGCTCGCGAAGGTGCTGCGCATCGACGTGGACCACCCGGCCGACGGGAAGATGTACGGCGTGCCGAAGGACAACCCCTACATCGGTCGCAAGGAGTTCGCGCCCGAGACGTGGGCCTACGGCCTCCGCAACCCGTGGCGCGTCACCTACGACGCCAAGCTGAACCAGCTCTGGGTGGGGCAGAACGGCCAGGACCTGTGGGAGCAGGCGTATCTGGTCAAGAAGGGCGAGAACTACGGGTGGAGCGTGACGGAGGGCTCGCACCCGTTCTACCCGAACCGCAAGGCGGGGCCGACGCCGATCACCAAGCCCACGGTGGAGCACCACCACTCCGAGGCGCGCTCGCTGACGGGCGGGGTAGTGTACCACGGGGACAAGTTGCCGGGGCTGAAGGGCGCCTACGTCTACGGCGACTACAGCACCGGCCACATCTGGGCCGTGAAGCACACGGGCGAGAAGATCGAGTGGCACAAGAAGATCGCGATCACCACGCTGAAGATCACGAACTTCGCGCTCGACCGCGACGGCGAACTGGTCATCTGCCACCACGCCCCCGCGGGCGAGGGCGGGTTCTACACGCTCACCCCGAACACCGCGAAGGCCGACACCGGGTTCCCCAAAAAGCTGAGCGAGAGCGGCCTCTTCGCCTCGGTCAAGGACCACACGATGGCCCCGGGCGTGGTGCCGTACTCGGTGAACGCGCCGTTCTGGTCCGACGGGCTGCACAAGGAGCGGTTCCTGGCGGTGCCCGCGGGGAAGGTCTCGTACAAGCGCGCCGGCGGCTGGGACTTCCCGGACGGGGCGGTGCTGGTGAAGAGCTTCGCGCTCGAAACCCGCGAAGGCGACCCGGCGAGCCGCACGTGGATCGAGACGCGGTTCATGACGCGCCAGGGCGGCGAGTGGTACGGCTACTCCTACGTCTGGAACGACGCCGGCACCGACGCGACCCTCGTGGACGCGGCCGGGCTGGACCGCGAGTTCACGGTCCGGACCGCCGCCGGCGCGGCGAAGCAGTCGTGGCACTACCCGAGCCGGGCCGAGTGCATGGTGTGCCACAGCCGCGCCGCGAACTACGTGCTGGGGCTGTGCGAGGTGCAGATGAACAAGGACCACACCTACCCGAACGGTCGCACCGACAACCAGCTCCGCGTGCTCGAGCACCTGGGGCTGCTCGACGTGGGGTGGGCCGGCGAGGCCAAGGACCCCAGCGCGCGGCAGCAGCCGGACCAGCGCGAGCCGAAGCCGACGGGGATGCTGCCCGCGCCGCCCGCGGGGCTGAAGCGGTTGGCCAACCCCTACGACAAGACGCAGCCGCTGGCGGAGCGGGCGAAGGCGTACCTGCACGTGAACTGCTCGAGCTGCCACGTGGAGGCGGGCGGCGGGAACGCGCAGATGGACCTCGGCTACGCGACCGCGTGGGACAAGATGCGGCTGATCGACGCGAAGCCGGTCCACCAGTCGTTCGGGCTGGCGGACGCGCGGCTCGTCGCCCCGGGCGCGCCCGAGCGGAGCGTGGTGCTGCACCGGATCGCCCAGCGCGGCCCGAACACCGGCCAGATGCCGCCGCTGTCCTCGGCCCGCGTGGACCGGGCCGGCGTCGAACTGCTGACCGAGTGGTGCAAGAGCTTGCGTAAGTAG
- a CDS encoding cation-transporting P-type ATPase: MRFRLQRALMGPAGCQSPWQCYKKSSTFPPAERPARVALAHRLLTKGLGMDLPPPDGLTTAEARSRLDAHGPNEVAPAARSGGPRQLAATVLNPLTLILLVAGTVAAAAGDFATAAVIAVVVTVSAAIQFVQTLRSDQAVRRLQDRVAVTATVKRAGAWAELPRRDVVPGDLIRLGAGDLVPADARLVEARHLNLQQAALTGESLPTEKEVGATGADPSGPAALDRTDLVFFGTSVVSGTGTAVVTATGRGGADHCRGRPKASSPAAKAGKTDPKFAPPTRSPGTESRSTSAAGPRTGTASSRSPRGPSNRRAGSPPRTKPA, encoded by the coding sequence GTGAGGTTCCGGCTGCAACGGGCATTGATGGGGCCGGCCGGGTGCCAGTCGCCGTGGCAGTGCTATAAGAAGTCTTCGACGTTTCCTCCTGCCGAACGCCCCGCCCGGGTGGCGCTCGCGCACCGACTGCTGACCAAAGGTCTCGGCATGGACCTGCCCCCGCCGGACGGCCTCACGACCGCCGAAGCCCGCTCCCGGCTCGACGCGCACGGGCCGAACGAGGTCGCACCGGCCGCCCGGTCGGGCGGCCCGCGGCAGCTCGCGGCGACGGTGCTGAACCCGCTGACGCTGATCCTCCTGGTCGCGGGAACCGTTGCGGCCGCGGCCGGGGATTTCGCGACCGCCGCCGTCATCGCCGTCGTGGTCACCGTGAGTGCGGCGATCCAGTTCGTCCAGACCCTGCGGTCCGATCAAGCGGTCCGCCGGCTCCAGGACCGGGTCGCGGTCACGGCCACGGTGAAGCGGGCCGGGGCGTGGGCGGAGCTCCCGCGCCGGGACGTGGTCCCCGGGGACCTCATCCGCCTCGGGGCCGGGGACCTCGTCCCGGCCGACGCCCGGCTGGTCGAGGCCCGCCACCTCAACCTCCAGCAGGCGGCGCTCACGGGCGAGTCGCTCCCAACGGAGAAGGAGGTGGGGGCCACCGGCGCCGACCCGAGCGGCCCGGCCGCGCTGGACCGGACCGACCTCGTGTTCTTCGGCACCTCGGTCGTGAGCGGGACCGGGACGGCGGTGGTGACCGCGACCGGCCGGGGCGGCGCTGATCACTGTAGGGGGCGCCCGAAAGCGTCCTCGCCTGCTGCGAAAGCTGGGAAGACGGACCCGAAATTCGCCCCCCCGACGCGGTCACCCGGGACCGAATCGAGGAGCACGTCCGCGGCCGGGCCACGGACGGGTACCGCATCCTCGCGGTCGCCACGCGGACCGTCGAACCGAAGGGCCGGCTCTCCGCCGCGGACGAAGCCGGCCTAA
- a CDS encoding sigma-70 family RNA polymerase sigma factor: MTAPLVLLHRLPGAAAPVPDGELLRRYAESRDEAAFAELVRRNGPLVLRACRNVLHNPADADDAFQSTFIRLARHATGRTRAASVAGWLHTVAVRSAGKIRRSAARRQKRESANRERPAPSPADDTLWAELRERIDAELARLPEVYRLPLLLCYVQGLSYADAARRLGCSPGALRGRLERGREQLRGRLGRWGLPAVLVVVGGTAPVVSAGLRESTLAAVRGATSVVGGWAKWTAAFVLVAAAVAGAGLAGFHASGAPPEPPATASKATQTERSEKGEPVAKSDAAGDPLPVGALARMGSSRFHHGSNIHRLTVSRDGKWAVSYGSHTGYRVWELATGREQVPKGMPANARFTGSMGGMSAAVQWEAAVAPFGDRVVAVVPDREKPLTRVLDVVTGEEVARVPASLAHVLTRPLVTSDREPELSVNGKWMLWTHTTSDNNAAKKTVYAADLTAKEPRPVVFAEVGDGPLFGLTPAANGRAVLMHFQSTYEVWDMEKRAATLKVPVEGGGNLLGHALLSPDGQTLAVVQPGAATFQLWDVATKKQLPAPAEPFRDRVDVRDFSPDGKLVLGSNPDGALRMWEVATGKKVRDYGGLAHGAWAAAFAPDGKRIVTARLDDVNVIDVATGKPVHDFGGHTSSLHEVLFIADGRLLTSAGSALLWDPRIGRKLGVFREHGGLGGLSVSRAGALIATTGGDQKARLWSATTLTELRAIDLKGLTGHSTDFSPDGKELIVGGNEPGIRVFDTATGQPVRVVAAGEVANWVRFTPDGQWVVFRQWSDKTKVRVWDRAADKEVLTFDAGGGFIYTLDLSPDGRLLAAGGKDGHARVFDLRNGKQVGEFDTNLRPAPSEHNANSVYAVAFSPDGRLLAVGGADGVVRMQELATGGERLRFSGHRGAVLELAFSPDGALLVSGSGDRSAVTWDATGAGLPIDPKHQPKDAADAWARLSDRDAAVGFGAVRYLASRPVDAVALAKGVRPVPPADPKVVAGLVGKLGSEDFVTREQSEKELVALGEGAADGLRAALAQATDAESRQRLTKLLAPLGGPVRTGDRLRALRAVEVLERVGTAEAREALRVWSGGARGAELTEAARAAVARLDARSAAPKGFKELPKR; this comes from the coding sequence ATGACTGCTCCGCTGGTTCTGCTCCATCGCCTTCCGGGTGCGGCCGCGCCGGTGCCCGACGGGGAGCTGCTGCGCCGGTACGCCGAATCGCGCGACGAGGCCGCGTTCGCCGAGCTGGTGCGGCGCAACGGCCCGCTGGTGCTGCGCGCGTGCCGCAACGTGCTCCACAACCCGGCCGACGCCGACGACGCGTTCCAGTCCACGTTCATCCGACTCGCCCGGCACGCCACCGGGCGGACCCGTGCCGCGTCCGTGGCCGGGTGGCTGCACACGGTGGCGGTGCGGTCCGCGGGAAAGATCCGGCGCAGCGCCGCCCGGCGCCAGAAGCGCGAGAGCGCGAACCGCGAGCGGCCCGCCCCTTCACCGGCCGATGACACGCTGTGGGCGGAGTTGCGGGAGCGGATCGACGCGGAGCTGGCCCGGCTCCCGGAGGTGTACCGGTTGCCGCTGCTGTTGTGCTACGTGCAGGGCCTCAGCTACGCGGACGCGGCCCGTCGCCTCGGGTGCTCGCCGGGCGCGCTGCGGGGGCGGCTGGAGCGGGGCCGCGAGCAGTTACGGGGGCGGCTCGGGCGGTGGGGACTGCCGGCGGTGCTGGTCGTGGTGGGTGGGACGGCGCCGGTTGTCAGCGCGGGGCTGCGCGAGTCCACGCTGGCGGCGGTGCGCGGTGCCACCAGCGTTGTGGGCGGGTGGGCGAAATGGACCGCCGCGTTCGTGCTCGTTGCGGCGGCGGTTGCCGGCGCCGGGCTGGCTGGGTTCCACGCGTCCGGCGCGCCGCCCGAACCGCCTGCAACCGCATCGAAAGCGACCCAGACCGAGCGATCCGAGAAGGGCGAGCCGGTCGCGAAGAGCGACGCAGCCGGGGACCCGCTCCCGGTTGGGGCGCTGGCCCGGATGGGGTCGTCGCGGTTCCACCACGGGTCGAACATTCACCGGCTAACGGTGTCACGGGACGGTAAGTGGGCCGTCTCCTACGGTTCGCACACCGGCTACCGGGTGTGGGAGCTGGCCACCGGACGCGAGCAGGTTCCGAAGGGCATGCCGGCTAACGCTCGGTTCACCGGATCGATGGGAGGGATGAGCGCGGCGGTCCAGTGGGAGGCCGCGGTCGCGCCGTTCGGCGACCGGGTGGTCGCGGTCGTCCCGGACCGAGAGAAGCCGCTCACCCGGGTGCTCGATGTGGTGACCGGAGAGGAGGTCGCCCGCGTCCCCGCGTCCCTTGCGCACGTCCTCACCCGCCCTCTCGTTACGTCGGACCGCGAACCGGAACTTTCGGTGAACGGCAAATGGATGTTGTGGACGCACACGACTTCCGACAACAACGCCGCCAAGAAGACGGTGTACGCCGCCGACCTCACCGCGAAGGAGCCCCGGCCGGTTGTGTTCGCCGAGGTGGGCGACGGCCCCCTGTTCGGACTGACCCCGGCGGCCAACGGCCGAGCGGTGCTGATGCACTTCCAGAGCACTTACGAAGTGTGGGATATGGAGAAACGGGCCGCGACACTGAAAGTGCCCGTCGAGGGGGGCGGCAACCTTCTCGGGCACGCGTTACTATCGCCAGACGGTCAGACGCTTGCCGTGGTGCAGCCCGGAGCGGCCACGTTTCAGCTCTGGGATGTGGCTACCAAGAAGCAACTGCCGGCCCCGGCCGAGCCGTTCCGGGATCGTGTCGACGTGAGGGACTTCTCCCCTGACGGCAAACTGGTGCTGGGGTCGAACCCGGACGGTGCGCTGCGGATGTGGGAGGTGGCCACCGGCAAGAAGGTGCGGGACTACGGCGGCCTCGCGCACGGGGCCTGGGCCGCCGCGTTCGCACCGGACGGCAAGCGGATCGTGACCGCCCGGCTCGACGACGTGAACGTTATTGATGTGGCAACCGGGAAGCCGGTCCACGACTTCGGCGGGCACACGTCCTCGCTCCACGAGGTGCTTTTTATCGCGGACGGCCGGTTGCTCACCAGCGCCGGGTCGGCGCTGCTCTGGGACCCGCGCATCGGGCGCAAACTCGGGGTGTTCCGGGAACACGGCGGGCTTGGCGGCTTGTCCGTTTCTCGGGCAGGGGCGCTGATCGCCACCACCGGCGGTGACCAGAAGGCACGGCTGTGGTCCGCAACCACGCTCACCGAACTGCGAGCCATCGACCTGAAGGGGCTCACCGGGCACTCGACCGATTTCTCCCCGGACGGCAAGGAACTGATCGTCGGCGGGAACGAGCCCGGTATCCGGGTGTTCGACACGGCCACCGGTCAGCCGGTCCGGGTGGTCGCTGCGGGCGAGGTCGCGAACTGGGTACGGTTCACGCCGGACGGCCAGTGGGTGGTGTTCCGCCAGTGGAGCGACAAGACCAAGGTGCGCGTGTGGGACCGGGCGGCGGATAAAGAGGTGCTCACGTTCGACGCCGGGGGAGGGTTCATTTACACACTGGACCTTTCGCCCGACGGTCGGCTGCTGGCGGCCGGTGGTAAGGACGGGCACGCCCGGGTGTTTGATCTGAGGAACGGAAAACAGGTGGGCGAGTTCGACACGAACCTTCGCCCCGCTCCATCAGAACACAACGCGAACAGCGTGTACGCGGTCGCGTTCTCGCCCGACGGTCGGTTGCTGGCGGTTGGCGGTGCGGACGGAGTCGTCCGGATGCAGGAGTTGGCGACGGGTGGCGAGCGGCTCCGGTTCTCGGGTCACCGTGGCGCCGTGCTGGAACTGGCGTTCTCTCCGGACGGTGCGCTGCTGGTGTCCGGGAGCGGGGACAGATCGGCGGTGACGTGGGACGCGACCGGGGCGGGGCTGCCGATCGACCCGAAGCACCAGCCGAAGGACGCGGCCGACGCGTGGGCACGGCTGTCGGACCGGGACGCGGCGGTCGGGTTCGGGGCGGTGCGCTACCTGGCATCCCGTCCGGTGGACGCGGTGGCGCTCGCGAAGGGCGTGCGCCCCGTGCCGCCGGCGGACCCGAAGGTGGTCGCGGGTCTGGTAGGGAAGCTGGGGAGCGAGGACTTCGTGACGCGCGAGCAGTCGGAGAAGGAACTGGTGGCGCTGGGCGAGGGTGCGGCGGACGGGCTCCGGGCGGCGCTGGCGCAGGCGACGGACGCCGAGTCGCGTCAGCGGCTGACGAAGCTGCTGGCGCCGCTGGGCGGTCCGGTTCGCACGGGTGATCGGCTGCGTGCGCTGCGGGCCGTGGAGGTGCTGGAGCGCGTGGGCACGGCGGAGGCCCGGGAGGCACTACGGGTGTGGTCGGGCGGAGCGCGTGGTGCGGAACTGACCGAGGCGGCGCGAGCGGCGGTGGCGCGGCTCGATGCGCGGAGCGCTGCGCCCAAGGGATTCAAGGAACTGCCGAAGCGGTGA
- a CDS encoding 50S ribosomal protein L27, producing MAHKKGQGSVRNGRDSLSKRRGLKAYGGQAVTVGSIIVTQCGTKFHPGRFVRIAKDCSIFSLVEGKVYFDQGGRRINVQPNDPTSTAIC from the coding sequence ATGGCACACAAGAAGGGTCAGGGTTCGGTTCGTAACGGTCGCGACTCGCTGTCGAAGCGCCGCGGGCTGAAGGCCTACGGCGGACAGGCCGTGACGGTGGGGAGCATCATCGTGACGCAGTGCGGCACGAAGTTCCACCCGGGCCGTTTCGTGCGGATCGCGAAGGACTGCAGCATCTTCTCGCTGGTGGAAGGCAAAGTGTACTTCGACCAGGGCGGCCGCCGGATCAACGTGCAGCCGAACGACCCGACCTCGACCGCCATCTGCTGA